The Brassica napus cultivar Da-Ae chromosome C7, Da-Ae, whole genome shotgun sequence genome has a segment encoding these proteins:
- the LOC106409487 gene encoding ubiquitin C-terminal hydrolase 13-like, translating into MKLGDSHCGLSPPPPPPPPPPPPLSAVSFFRKIYSDVFEAGGLVINGKNTLFNHSCLSIYLDVADANDLPSGWSRYSPFSLAVVNQSNTNYSITRETTQDFSVKSKDWGFESFMNLSDLHDHTLGYLLDDTILVEAELWKVRQTEEEALFNTLKLILQVETKTPGECYASCGGCTWGERLRHLRLICSVFQEKTKV; encoded by the exons ATGAAATTAGGGG ATTCCCACTGCGGActatccccccccccccccccccccccccccccccccccccccctttcggCAGTGTCTTTCTTTAGGAAGATTTACTCTGATGTGTTTGAAGCTGGAGGTTTGGTTATAAATGGTAAAAATACCTTATTCAATCATTCTTGTTTGTCCATCTACTTAGATGTTGCTGACGCTAATGATTTGCCTTCCGGGTGGAGCAGATATTCACCCTTCAGCCTGGCTGTAGTGAATCAATCCAACACCAACTATTCCATCACAAGAG AGACCACGCAAGATTTCAGTGTAAAATCAAAAGATTGGGGGTTTGAATCATTCATGAATCTCAGCGACCTCCATGATCACACTCTTGGATATTTACTGGATGATACTATTCTGGTTGAAGCTGAACTTTGGAAG GTGAGGCAAACGGAAGAGGAGGCTCTCTTTAATACACTTAAATTAATTTTGCAGGTGGAGACAAAGACTCCCGGTGAGTGTTATGCATCTTGTGGTGGATGTACGTGGGGAGAGAGATTGAGACATTTGAGACTTATTTgttctgtttttcaagaaaaaactaAAGTGTAA
- the LOC106408629 gene encoding uncharacterized protein LOC106408629 has protein sequence MEVDHQPEGMEEVAIEKVTVEKLMAKVKLMEVVMEMAVTKKIDMPPKLCLRKPVLVRCSPLHHSNGFSSASLPQSQTLPLTILCADPCRSHLVRPMVRRDGDMDALDYEMPSDFMEVTKMIGTSNGWITSLVDGIVQIREHPGKNPKQVRTIFLPPHVTLPLCQAQMATNVAMSSSSPLKEECAVAVKFLGPQLSICKPAQSNADREWINIRISNPCFFSSPVMYSEKEDMFRIVGSGGHLVGSWDLGKHKYTPKIQRIQFQNLPELSKAKRELLYSSNTSEHLVESRTTGETFMVKWYKRTAKTIYGIERMETKALMVFKIDEQGNAVYTQDIGDLCIFLTRSESFCLPASSVRHMRPNRVKLIDVDEITIIDLAAQKWN, from the exons ATGGAAGTAGACCATCAACCAGAGGGTATGGAGGAGGTGGCGATAGAAAAAGTGACGGTGGAAAAACTTATGGCAAAGGTAAAACTCATGGAAGTGGTTATGGAAATGGCGGTGACGAAGAAGATAGATATG CCCCCGAAGCTATGCTTGCGGAAACCAGTGTTGGTAAGATGCTCTCCTCTTCACCACTCTAATGGTTTCTCATCTGCTTCATTGCCGCAATCACAAACCCTTCCTTTAACCATCTTATGCGCTGATCCTTGTAGATCACATCTCGTAAGACCCATGGTCAGGAGGGATGGTGACATGGATGCTCTTGATTACGAGATGCCTAGTGATTTTATGGAGGTAACGAAAATGATAGGAACATCCAATGGATGGATAACGTCTTTGGTGGACGGCATTGTGCAAATCCGGGAACACCCGGGGAAGAATCCTAAACAGGTGAGAACCATTTTTTTACCTCCTCATGTAACGCTGCCTCTATGCCAAGCCCAAATGGCCACCAACGTGGCAATGTCCTCATCTTCTCCGTTGAAAGAGGAGTGTGCTGTGGCTGTCAAGTTCTTGGGACCTCAACTAAGCATTTGTAAACCGGCTCAAAGCAACGCCGATCGCGAGTGGATCAACATCAGAATCTCAAACCCTTGTTTCTTTTCCTCCCCTGTCATGTATTCGGAGAAAGAGGACATGTTTCGCATTGTCGGATCTGGAGGCCACCTTGTTGGATCATGGGATCTCGGCAAACACAAGTACACACCAAAGATTCAGAgaattcaatttcaaaaccTTCCGGAGCTGAGCAAGGCCAAGCGGGAGCTTCTGTACTCGAGCAACACAAGCGAACACTTGGTGGAGTCAAGAACCACCGGTGAAACTTTCATGGTTAAGTGGTACAAAAGGACGGCCAAGACCATCTACGGCATAGAGAGAATGGAAACAAAAGCTTTAATGGTGTTCAAGATTGACGAACAAGGTAACGCTGTTTACACTCAAGATATTGGTGATCTCTGCATTTTCCTCACAAGGTCTGAATCTTTCTGTCTCCCTGCTTCCTCTGTTCGCCACATGCGTCCTAATCGCGTCAAACTCATAGATGTCGACGAAATCACTATTATCGATCTGGCTGCTCAAAAGTGGAACTGA